The following proteins are co-located in the Echinicola sp. 20G genome:
- a CDS encoding beta-N-acetylhexosaminidase, with translation MKLNLLFFLLILSIFSCTTKSGRTFTEQELNVIPKPNKVTVNQASMVLENGGKIIVKDGAQKEIATLLSSNIQKETGIALEIAETGNALVRFETNENLPNEAYQLEVSPEQIVIKASGKAGWFYGTQTLRQLITQDSTASSSKTQWLVPGVIIDDQPRFSWRAYMLDEARYFQGEEFVKTILDQMALLKMNVFHWHLTDDAGWRIEIKKYPLLTQIGSQRTDSEIGTWKSGKTSGEAHGGFYTQDQIKDIVAYAAARNITIVPEFEMPGHSSAAIAAYTWLGTARKDIDVPVKFGRHYDNYDVTKPEVIEFTKDVLSELFELFPSEVIHIGGDEVGYKVWEESPHVQEYMKTQGIKTPADLQINFTNKISQYIEENGRRMMGWNEIMGSNIHQDFGEKKDDMEAETALAKNVVVHFWKGNLELATEAAEKGYGIVNSLHSNTYLDYSYRSISLEKAYNFDPIPEGLSPEYHKNVYGSGCQMWTEWAPTNEVVEYQTFPRIAAFAEVDWTMPEKKNFESFKKSLQRIQKHWDKLGINYAPVLGDE, from the coding sequence ATGAAACTTAACTTACTCTTTTTTCTTTTAATACTTTCGATATTTTCTTGCACTACGAAAAGTGGCCGAACTTTTACTGAGCAGGAATTAAACGTCATTCCTAAACCCAATAAAGTCACTGTAAATCAAGCTTCAATGGTGCTGGAAAATGGAGGGAAAATAATAGTAAAAGATGGTGCGCAAAAAGAAATTGCCACACTTCTCTCTTCAAACATTCAGAAAGAAACAGGGATAGCGTTGGAGATTGCTGAAACAGGAAATGCCCTAGTTCGTTTTGAAACCAATGAAAATCTTCCCAATGAAGCCTATCAGTTGGAGGTTAGTCCTGAGCAAATTGTGATCAAGGCATCAGGAAAAGCAGGCTGGTTTTATGGCACCCAGACTCTAAGACAGCTAATTACCCAAGACTCAACAGCGTCTTCTTCCAAAACCCAATGGCTAGTACCAGGTGTGATCATTGATGACCAGCCGCGATTTTCCTGGCGAGCGTATATGCTTGATGAAGCCAGGTATTTTCAAGGAGAAGAATTTGTCAAAACCATTTTAGATCAAATGGCGCTTTTAAAAATGAATGTCTTTCACTGGCACTTGACTGATGATGCAGGCTGGCGAATTGAAATTAAAAAGTATCCGCTACTCACTCAAATAGGTTCACAGAGAACTGATTCGGAAATAGGCACTTGGAAAAGTGGAAAAACTTCTGGAGAAGCCCATGGAGGATTTTATACCCAAGATCAGATCAAAGATATTGTTGCCTATGCCGCAGCAAGGAATATTACCATTGTACCTGAATTCGAAATGCCAGGGCATTCCAGTGCGGCCATAGCTGCCTACACTTGGCTTGGTACGGCTAGAAAGGACATTGATGTTCCTGTCAAATTTGGTAGGCACTATGATAATTATGATGTCACCAAGCCAGAAGTCATTGAGTTTACCAAGGATGTCCTCAGCGAATTATTTGAGCTTTTTCCTTCAGAGGTAATCCATATTGGTGGAGATGAAGTAGGCTATAAAGTATGGGAAGAATCTCCCCATGTCCAGGAATATATGAAGACGCAAGGGATTAAAACTCCTGCGGATCTACAGATTAACTTTACCAATAAGATTTCACAGTATATCGAAGAAAACGGGAGACGCATGATGGGCTGGAATGAAATCATGGGAAGTAACATCCATCAAGATTTTGGAGAGAAAAAAGATGATATGGAAGCAGAAACAGCTTTGGCCAAAAATGTAGTGGTTCACTTCTGGAAAGGTAATCTGGAGCTGGCCACTGAGGCGGCAGAAAAAGGATATGGAATTGTTAACTCTTTGCATAGTAACACCTATTTGGATTACAGTTATAGAAGCATCTCTTTGGAGAAAGCTTATAATTTTGATCCTATTCCCGAGGGATTGTCTCCCGAATATCACAAAAATGTATATGGTTCTGGTTGTCAAATGTGGACAGAATGGGCACCAACCAACGAAGTGGTAGAGTATCAAACCTTTCCTAGAATTGCAGCCTTTGCGGAAGTTGATTGGACCATGCCAGAAAAAAAGAACTTTGAGTCTTTTAAAAAGTCACTCCAGCGAATCCAAAAGCATTGGGACAAGTTAGGGATTAACTATGCACCTGTACTGGGTGATGAGTAA
- a CDS encoding two-component regulator propeller domain-containing protein, which translates to MISTVFAQEDRAETILPSSNQLTFYLLDVEVGLSHNYINSIEQDSLGFVWIATLEGLNRYDGQKFTNYRKNNRLPNSGPANNYIQNIQLTKDNQLLLSTGGGLNIYHPKTDLFELKGKEFGLIENNVNCTASTPDGNTALGIYWGGLQIINQNKVLFSYSHHPNDSLSLSSNQVTSLAFQGDSILWIGTFDKGLNKLNYKDKSLRPVKSNTIASNINSLYTDEDGNLWVGGNKGIQIITTKGDTLNVSAASTPQQGLSDDNILCFEKDQLGQLWVGTRNGGLNIIDPKQLLNHHQLSIHWFLPRNDGTSVFNRTVACLKLARDGNMWVGTSTGVNVVNPSGDPIQLIQRNLSIKETISHDRIGSLASGRNGSIWVGTDGGGLDQYFPSSGQITHYEHQMDAPKSLSNNYIISILEDSQGRVWAGTYQGGLNRLIEPQGNFKHYLQGSQEKGNDVRVIFEDQRGQIWVGTNRGGLYRYHPPIDDFDYVKQLGKIDIRDIVDDDLGNLWLATFGNGIIRYNYLTGEQEQFNESTVFGFPEDIIFSIEKLDNGEILAGSRYEGLIRLDPKNKTVAVFSQENGLSNNTINSITKGKDGKIWLGTFRGVSFYDPTTNEIGNLNAYNNIQQSEFNIGAALTDKNGKIYLGGNKGINVFFPDALHQQTSDYPLIFTDLRLMNKEVVIGNQESGILINDNIPYLKQLNLNYDQSLVSLDFVALKYPSGNDISYAYKLEPYHNQWIETSQIGTANLSNIPPGNYTLKVRASSNANHYAENQMAIVIAPPFWKTWPAYLIYLIVATGLVVGGMKYYADRLKLKNSLLFEKKQRSLEHELNEERARFFTGFSHELKTPLTLIMAPIEDLLLEVKNAPYRKELLLVQKNAQYLLEMINKLLEFRKSELDLNRLQLKNHYILSPLKQWVEEYQPLAQHRKIELKTQFPDEDFVAAIDLEKLHIIVNNLLSNALKYCRPNDKVNISIQTHPEHYEITVRDNGPGIPLENQQRIFNWYYQSGSTNTQQGTGIGLALTKRLVEDHQGRISLVSQANMGCIFSVMLPLQKLEADVEKEEDSALINTTIWSPQLDKQEMTSPKSNLDLEDEKQVVLLIDDNPQILSYLDHLLEEEYDLIHAADGQEGLEKALQYIPDIIISDIMMPVKNGIDLCGILKRQKATTHIPVILLSAKDSVESITSGFGEGADEYLTKPFNGQILRSRIKNLLDAKVRLRDYYQGKQEDQEALNEVQKLAISKEKAFLKSLENHILDQLTEQQTDVDTLSQLMGMSRTSLFRKLKALTGKNINQYVRTVKIKRAAYLIKTENLGVAQAAYEVGFSSPKYFRKLFKEEFGYLPSEIPNDQEIVKS; encoded by the coding sequence TTGATTTCCACAGTTTTCGCTCAAGAAGATCGAGCAGAAACAATTTTGCCTAGCTCAAACCAACTTACTTTTTACTTGCTGGATGTGGAAGTTGGATTGTCACATAATTATATTAACAGTATTGAGCAAGATTCCTTGGGATTCGTTTGGATCGCCACTTTGGAAGGGCTGAACAGATATGATGGACAAAAATTTACCAACTACAGAAAAAATAACCGATTGCCTAATAGTGGACCGGCAAATAACTATATCCAAAACATCCAACTGACCAAGGACAACCAATTGCTCTTATCTACAGGAGGCGGGCTCAATATTTACCATCCAAAAACAGATTTGTTTGAACTTAAAGGAAAGGAATTTGGACTCATAGAGAATAATGTCAACTGCACTGCAAGCACTCCAGATGGGAACACTGCATTGGGAATTTATTGGGGAGGATTGCAGATCATCAATCAAAACAAAGTCCTTTTCTCCTACTCCCATCACCCAAATGATTCGCTGTCATTATCCTCTAACCAAGTGACTTCTCTGGCTTTTCAAGGAGACTCCATTCTTTGGATAGGCACTTTTGACAAAGGCTTGAATAAACTCAATTACAAAGACAAAAGTCTTCGCCCAGTAAAATCAAATACCATTGCCTCTAATATAAATAGTCTATACACTGATGAAGACGGTAACCTATGGGTAGGAGGCAATAAAGGAATCCAAATCATCACTACCAAAGGTGACACTTTGAACGTTTCGGCTGCATCCACTCCACAGCAAGGGCTTTCAGATGACAATATTCTTTGCTTTGAAAAGGACCAGCTTGGACAGCTTTGGGTAGGAACACGAAATGGTGGCCTGAATATCATCGACCCAAAGCAGCTTTTGAATCATCATCAACTTTCCATCCACTGGTTCCTGCCCAGAAATGATGGTACCAGCGTTTTTAACCGTACCGTTGCTTGCTTGAAACTGGCTCGGGATGGCAATATGTGGGTGGGCACCAGCACAGGTGTCAATGTGGTCAACCCTAGTGGGGATCCCATACAGTTGATTCAACGGAATTTATCCATCAAAGAAACTATTTCCCATGACCGCATTGGGTCTTTGGCTTCTGGTCGAAATGGAAGCATTTGGGTGGGTACTGATGGAGGTGGATTAGACCAATATTTTCCCTCCTCAGGTCAAATCACACATTATGAACATCAAATGGATGCCCCTAAAAGCCTCTCCAATAATTATATCATTTCCATACTCGAAGACAGTCAAGGCAGGGTCTGGGCAGGCACCTATCAAGGTGGACTAAACCGCTTGATTGAACCCCAGGGTAATTTCAAACATTACTTACAGGGAAGCCAAGAAAAAGGGAATGATGTAAGGGTAATTTTCGAAGACCAAAGAGGTCAAATTTGGGTGGGGACTAATCGAGGAGGTCTCTATCGTTACCACCCTCCTATTGATGATTTTGATTATGTCAAACAACTTGGAAAAATAGACATTCGTGATATTGTAGATGATGACTTGGGAAACCTTTGGCTTGCCACTTTCGGGAATGGTATCATCCGCTATAATTACCTTACTGGAGAGCAGGAACAGTTTAATGAATCTACCGTTTTTGGCTTTCCTGAAGATATAATTTTTAGTATTGAAAAATTGGATAACGGAGAAATTCTCGCGGGAAGTAGATACGAGGGATTGATCAGGCTTGATCCAAAAAATAAAACTGTGGCCGTATTTTCCCAAGAAAATGGGCTCAGCAACAACACCATTAACAGTATTACCAAAGGTAAAGATGGTAAAATCTGGTTGGGTACTTTTCGTGGAGTTAGCTTTTATGACCCTACTACCAATGAGATAGGAAACCTGAATGCCTATAATAATATTCAACAAAGTGAATTTAACATTGGAGCAGCACTCACAGATAAAAACGGTAAAATCTATTTAGGTGGCAACAAAGGCATCAATGTGTTTTTTCCTGATGCCTTGCACCAGCAGACTAGCGATTACCCTCTGATCTTCACAGACCTTCGATTAATGAATAAAGAAGTGGTCATTGGCAATCAAGAATCGGGAATTTTGATCAATGACAACATCCCCTATTTAAAGCAATTGAATTTAAATTATGACCAATCTTTGGTTTCATTGGATTTTGTAGCTTTAAAATATCCCTCTGGCAATGACATCAGTTATGCCTATAAATTGGAACCTTATCATAATCAATGGATCGAAACCAGTCAAATTGGGACAGCAAATCTCAGCAATATTCCTCCGGGTAACTATACCTTAAAAGTTCGAGCCAGTAGCAATGCTAACCATTATGCCGAGAACCAGATGGCCATTGTCATTGCTCCCCCATTTTGGAAAACTTGGCCTGCCTACTTGATTTACCTTATCGTAGCGACAGGGCTTGTCGTAGGTGGAATGAAGTACTATGCTGACCGTTTGAAACTAAAAAACTCACTGTTATTTGAGAAGAAACAACGGTCGCTGGAACATGAACTCAATGAGGAAAGGGCACGCTTCTTTACTGGCTTTTCCCATGAGCTAAAAACTCCACTTACCCTAATTATGGCTCCTATAGAAGACTTGCTTTTAGAAGTGAAAAATGCCCCGTACCGCAAAGAATTGTTATTGGTCCAAAAAAATGCCCAATATCTACTGGAAATGATCAATAAGCTATTGGAATTCAGAAAATCAGAGTTGGATCTCAATAGACTTCAGCTGAAAAACCATTATATCCTAAGCCCACTCAAACAATGGGTAGAGGAATACCAGCCTCTAGCCCAGCACAGAAAGATTGAACTAAAAACCCAATTTCCAGATGAAGATTTTGTTGCAGCTATCGACTTGGAAAAGCTTCATATCATTGTCAATAACCTACTTTCCAATGCCTTGAAGTACTGTAGGCCAAACGATAAAGTCAATATTAGTATTCAAACCCACCCTGAACATTATGAAATAACTGTTCGCGATAATGGACCCGGGATTCCTCTCGAAAATCAACAACGCATATTCAACTGGTACTATCAAAGTGGCTCAACTAATACCCAACAAGGAACAGGCATTGGGCTTGCTCTCACTAAACGATTGGTTGAAGATCACCAAGGGAGAATATCTTTGGTCAGCCAGGCGAATATGGGCTGCATTTTCTCTGTGATGCTTCCTTTGCAAAAATTGGAAGCCGATGTCGAAAAAGAAGAAGACTCTGCCTTGATCAACACTACTATTTGGTCTCCCCAACTGGACAAACAGGAAATGACTTCTCCCAAATCCAATTTAGATCTGGAAGATGAAAAGCAGGTGGTCTTGTTGATCGATGACAATCCGCAGATTTTGTCCTACCTTGATCATTTGCTGGAAGAAGAATATGACCTAATTCATGCCGCAGATGGACAGGAAGGCTTGGAAAAAGCACTTCAATATATTCCTGACATTATAATTTCTGACATTATGATGCCTGTCAAAAATGGAATAGACCTTTGTGGGATTCTCAAGAGACAAAAAGCAACAACCCATATTCCTGTAATCCTGCTTTCTGCCAAAGACAGTGTAGAAAGCATCACCAGTGGTTTTGGGGAAGGAGCCGATGAATATCTCACCAAACCTTTCAACGGTCAGATCCTCAGGTCAAGAATCAAGAATCTATTGGATGCAAAAGTTCGTTTAAGGGATTACTACCAAGGTAAGCAAGAAGATCAGGAAGCACTCAATGAAGTTCAAAAACTTGCCATATCCAAAGAAAAGGCATTTCTCAAAAGCTTGGAAAACCATATTTTAGATCAGTTGACAGAACAACAAACTGATGTGGACACCCTCTCCCAACTAATGGGCATGAGCCGTACCTCGCTCTTCCGTAAACTGAAAGCGCTGACCGGAAAAAACATCAACCAATATGTCCGAACTGTCAAAATAAAACGGGCAGCCTACTTAATCAAAACTGAAAATCTTGGCGTAGCCCAGGCGGCTTATGAAGTGGGCTTTAGCAGTCCCAAGTACTTCAGAAAACTTTTTAAGGAAGAGTTTGGCTATTTACCATCTGAGATTCCAAATGACCAGGAAATTGTAAAATCTTAG
- a CDS encoding DUF885 family protein: MKKLLIALVILFLPFLLKASELYEPIESFQADRSSLNRKYSNNLSLEYFDRIELLYHNWLEKLKNMDYQKLSADGKIDYLAFKNYLEKNLYFHQQEFKEFKEVMDVKSFAKELEAFYIFRRTAEKPDAKAIAKSFTEANKAIQLKWENIKETPFDSWQKAELASSTIKELKETLKEAYDFYYDYDPDFTWWVQQPWKELEKSLNEYSKSLLNHFQNDIVKDDGSGIIGKPIGAEAIKKQLEFELIPYSAQELIDEANKQFAWCEKEMLKASNELGYGNDWKAALEHVKNTYVPEGEWPGDVVELANEATAYFEKHDLITIPELAKETWRTKMMSAERQKVSPFFLGGETIIISYPTSEMNQEDKMMSMRGNNPHFSRATVQHELIPGHHLQHFMMQRHKPYRRMFYTPFWMEGWALYWELNLWDKNFPRNAEDRVGMLFWRMHRCARIIFSLNYHLGNMTPQECIDFLVDKVGHEYANAEAEVRRSFEGNYGPLYQIAYMIGGFQFYALKAEMVDTGKMTEKQFHDFILTQNAIPVELIRARISGETLSKNHQTNWKFLKD; encoded by the coding sequence ATGAAAAAACTGCTAATTGCATTGGTCATACTTTTTTTGCCTTTTTTGCTAAAAGCCAGTGAGCTGTATGAGCCAATTGAAAGTTTTCAAGCGGATCGGTCCTCCTTAAACAGAAAGTACAGCAACAATCTCTCTTTGGAATATTTTGATCGCATCGAACTTTTATACCATAACTGGTTAGAAAAGCTAAAGAACATGGACTATCAAAAGCTGAGTGCTGATGGAAAAATAGACTACTTAGCTTTCAAAAACTACTTAGAAAAAAACCTTTACTTCCACCAGCAAGAGTTCAAAGAATTTAAGGAGGTAATGGATGTAAAAAGTTTTGCAAAAGAACTGGAAGCTTTTTACATATTCAGAAGAACCGCTGAGAAACCTGATGCCAAAGCAATTGCAAAATCATTTACTGAAGCCAATAAAGCTATCCAGCTAAAATGGGAAAACATCAAAGAAACTCCTTTTGACAGCTGGCAAAAAGCTGAATTAGCTTCCAGTACCATTAAGGAGCTCAAGGAAACTTTGAAAGAAGCCTATGATTTTTATTATGATTATGATCCAGATTTCACCTGGTGGGTTCAGCAACCTTGGAAAGAACTGGAAAAATCCCTTAATGAATATAGTAAATCTTTATTGAACCATTTCCAAAATGACATTGTCAAAGACGATGGTAGCGGTATTATCGGAAAACCAATTGGTGCTGAAGCCATCAAGAAACAATTGGAGTTTGAACTCATCCCCTATTCAGCCCAAGAATTGATTGATGAAGCCAACAAGCAGTTTGCTTGGTGCGAAAAGGAAATGCTCAAAGCTTCCAATGAATTGGGTTATGGAAATGATTGGAAAGCAGCCTTAGAGCATGTCAAGAACACTTATGTACCAGAGGGCGAATGGCCAGGTGACGTGGTGGAATTGGCCAATGAGGCGACAGCTTATTTTGAAAAACATGATCTCATCACCATCCCGGAATTGGCCAAAGAAACTTGGAGAACCAAGATGATGTCAGCCGAACGCCAGAAAGTAAGTCCATTCTTTCTGGGTGGGGAAACCATTATCATCTCGTACCCAACTTCTGAAATGAACCAAGAAGACAAAATGATGAGCATGCGAGGAAACAATCCTCATTTTTCCCGTGCCACAGTACAGCATGAGCTCATTCCGGGACACCATCTCCAACATTTCATGATGCAAAGGCACAAACCTTACCGGAGAATGTTCTACACGCCTTTTTGGATGGAAGGATGGGCATTGTACTGGGAATTGAACCTTTGGGACAAAAATTTCCCTCGGAATGCGGAAGACAGGGTTGGAATGCTTTTTTGGAGAATGCACCGCTGTGCAAGAATCATTTTCTCGCTTAATTACCATTTGGGTAACATGACTCCGCAAGAATGTATCGACTTCTTGGTTGATAAAGTCGGCCATGAATATGCCAATGCGGAAGCTGAAGTAAGAAGGTCATTTGAAGGAAATTATGGTCCACTTTATCAAATAGCTTATATGATTGGTGGTTTTCAGTTCTATGCTCTAAAAGCCGAAATGGTAGATACTGGAAAAATGACGGAGAAACAATTCCACGATTTTATCTTGACCCAAAATGCTATTCCCGTTGAACTGATCAGGGCAAGAATCAGTGGTGAGACTTTATCCAAAAATCATCAAACCAACTGGAAGTTTTTAAAAGACTAA
- the nagB gene encoding glucosamine-6-phosphate deaminase, with protein MRLLIQNNYDLLSKWVADYIADKIKKHQEKHSRPFVLGLPTGSSPIGTYRELIALHKNGQLSFKNVITFNMDEYVDLEETHPESYHSFMYHHFFDHIDIPRENINILDGNSEDLALECSQYEEKIKAVGGIDLFLGGIGTDGHIAFNEPGSSLSSRTRVKTLNTETRQVNSRFFENDINKVPKLALTVGVGTVMDAKEVVVIVSGHQKARALHKAVEGGVSHMWTLSALQLHNKAMIVCDEDATIDLKVGTYKYFKDIERNNIEPEKGKEVDKYLH; from the coding sequence ATGAGGCTTCTAATCCAGAATAACTATGATTTGCTCTCCAAATGGGTGGCGGATTATATTGCAGACAAAATCAAAAAACATCAGGAAAAGCATTCGAGGCCATTTGTCTTGGGTCTACCCACTGGCTCTTCACCAATAGGGACTTATCGGGAGTTAATAGCGCTTCATAAAAATGGACAATTGTCTTTTAAGAATGTCATTACTTTCAATATGGATGAATATGTTGATTTAGAAGAAACCCATCCGGAAAGTTATCATTCATTTATGTACCATCATTTCTTTGACCATATTGATATTCCTCGGGAAAATATCAATATCCTAGATGGTAACAGTGAAGATTTGGCCCTGGAGTGCAGCCAATATGAAGAGAAGATTAAAGCTGTTGGAGGAATAGACTTGTTCTTGGGAGGAATTGGGACAGATGGACACATTGCATTTAACGAACCAGGTTCCTCGCTTTCTTCCAGGACAAGAGTGAAGACCTTGAATACTGAAACCCGACAAGTGAATTCCAGGTTTTTTGAGAATGATATCAATAAAGTACCTAAGCTGGCCTTAACGGTTGGGGTTGGTACCGTGATGGATGCTAAAGAAGTGGTTGTGATTGTCAGTGGTCATCAAAAGGCCAGAGCATTGCACAAAGCAGTCGAGGGAGGTGTTTCCCATATGTGGACTTTAAGCGCTTTACAGCTACACAATAAGGCCATGATCGTATGTGACGAAGATGCGACCATCGATCTCAAAGTAGGAACTTATAAATACTTTAAGGATATAGAAAGAAACAATATAGAGCCAGAAAAAGGCAAGGAAGTAGATAAATATTTGCATTAA
- a CDS encoding S9 family peptidase yields the protein MNIKIGFVYILFALISFGAKAQGKLVDYQRADSIKQAFAKVYHSPSSFNWIKDTEKFWYQMKTEKGEEYMQVVVSERQKQSLFDQERLALLLSNESNDTIKAYQLPISRVQLEEKGKLMKFQAKGYHWEYDLEDEVLVKKEKVETRGGYWGTRWSDREGEPVVSPDKTKEAYIREHNVWVKDLSSKESTQLSFDGSPGNYYAADIQWSPDSEKLATYSVRPAEVRKLTLLESSPEDQLQPKLQTRDYVKPGDALPLKRPVLFHVIERKILPISDELIQNHFSLSRIIWREDSRAFTFEYNQRGHQIYRVLEVNAASGSIRPLIEEQSETFIDYSGKKFRMDLEDGKEIIWSSERDGWRHLYLYDGESGTVKNQITKGNWVIREVMHVDKEKRQIYFLASGMNKKEDPYHLHLCKVGLDGRGFQQITTEEANHSISFSDNLTYFIDVFSTQDMAPVAQLKEVSSGKMLMEIEEADITQLEAAGWKAPEIFSAKGRDGKTDIWGLIIKPSNFDPKENYPVIEYIYAGPHSSFVPKSFAPNYRGLNELAELGFIVVQIDGMGTSNRSKAFHDVCWKNLKDAGFPDRILWMQEAAKTRPYMDLDRVGIFGTSAGGQSSTGALLFHPEFYKVAVSSCGCHDNRMDKIWWNEQWMGYPIGKHYEECSNVVNAKNLEGKLMLIVGEVDDNVDPSSTYQLVNQLIKHDKNFDFLMVPGMGHSSGGEYGEHKRRDFFVKNLIGIDPPAWEDF from the coding sequence ATGAACATAAAAATTGGTTTTGTTTACATATTGTTTGCACTGATTAGCTTTGGAGCCAAGGCGCAAGGGAAATTAGTGGATTACCAAAGGGCTGATTCCATTAAACAGGCTTTTGCGAAAGTATATCATTCTCCGAGCAGTTTTAATTGGATCAAGGATACTGAAAAATTTTGGTATCAGATGAAAACAGAGAAAGGAGAGGAGTACATGCAGGTCGTAGTTTCGGAGCGCCAAAAGCAGTCGCTATTTGATCAGGAAAGACTTGCCCTTCTACTTTCCAATGAATCGAATGATACTATTAAAGCGTATCAACTTCCCATCAGTAGAGTCCAATTGGAGGAAAAAGGCAAGCTGATGAAATTTCAAGCCAAAGGGTATCATTGGGAGTATGATTTGGAGGATGAAGTGCTTGTGAAGAAAGAAAAGGTGGAAACTAGAGGTGGTTATTGGGGGACGCGATGGAGCGATAGGGAAGGGGAACCAGTGGTTTCACCTGATAAAACAAAAGAAGCCTATATTCGTGAGCACAATGTTTGGGTTAAAGACTTAAGCAGCAAGGAAAGCACCCAATTAAGCTTTGATGGTTCGCCCGGGAATTATTATGCTGCCGATATTCAATGGTCACCAGATAGTGAAAAACTGGCTACCTATAGCGTTAGGCCTGCTGAGGTGAGGAAACTGACATTGCTTGAGTCTTCTCCTGAAGATCAATTGCAACCGAAGCTACAAACCAGAGATTATGTAAAACCGGGTGATGCCTTACCATTAAAAAGACCTGTTCTCTTCCATGTTATTGAAAGGAAAATTTTACCCATAAGTGATGAACTTATTCAAAACCATTTTAGCCTTAGTCGAATAATTTGGAGAGAAGATAGTAGGGCATTTACCTTTGAATATAATCAAAGGGGACATCAGATATATAGGGTGTTGGAAGTGAATGCAGCTTCCGGTTCTATCCGTCCACTGATTGAAGAGCAAAGTGAAACATTTATTGATTATAGTGGTAAGAAGTTCAGAATGGATCTGGAGGATGGTAAAGAGATCATTTGGTCTTCAGAGAGAGATGGTTGGAGGCATTTGTACCTGTATGATGGGGAATCTGGAACCGTTAAAAACCAAATAACCAAAGGTAATTGGGTGATCAGGGAAGTGATGCATGTGGATAAGGAAAAACGTCAAATCTATTTTCTGGCCAGCGGAATGAACAAAAAAGAAGACCCTTACCATCTACACCTCTGTAAAGTGGGGTTGGATGGACGAGGGTTCCAGCAAATTACAACAGAAGAAGCCAATCATAGCATTTCATTTTCAGATAACTTGACTTATTTTATTGATGTTTTTTCGACTCAGGACATGGCTCCTGTAGCCCAATTGAAAGAAGTATCCTCTGGCAAGATGCTGATGGAAATTGAGGAAGCAGACATCACTCAACTTGAGGCTGCAGGCTGGAAAGCTCCTGAGATTTTTTCGGCCAAAGGCAGAGATGGGAAGACAGACATTTGGGGGCTGATCATCAAACCAAGCAATTTTGACCCCAAAGAAAACTACCCTGTGATAGAGTATATTTATGCAGGCCCTCACAGTTCCTTTGTTCCAAAGTCTTTTGCTCCAAATTATAGAGGGTTGAATGAACTGGCAGAATTGGGCTTTATTGTAGTTCAAATTGATGGAATGGGAACCTCCAATCGCTCTAAGGCATTTCATGATGTTTGTTGGAAGAACCTTAAGGATGCTGGTTTTCCAGATCGGATTTTATGGATGCAGGAAGCCGCTAAGACCAGACCTTACATGGATTTGGATCGGGTAGGGATATTTGGCACTTCTGCAGGTGGTCAAAGTTCAACAGGAGCCTTATTGTTTCATCCAGAGTTTTATAAGGTGGCTGTATCTTCCTGCGGTTGTCATGATAATAGAATGGATAAAATTTGGTGGAATGAACAGTGGATGGGCTATCCTATTGGAAAGCATTATGAAGAATGTTCTAATGTGGTCAATGCCAAAAACCTGGAAGGAAAGTTGATGCTAATCGTTGGAGAGGTTGATGATAATGTTGACCCTTCCTCTACTTATCAACTGGTAAACCAGCTGATCAAACACGATAAAAATTTCGATTTTCTGATGGTGCCTGGCATGGGGCATAGTTCTGGTGGAGAATATGGAGAGCATAAAAGGAGGGATTTCTTCGTTAAGAATTTGATCGGAATAGATCCTCCGGCTTGGGAGGATTTTTAA